Proteins encoded within one genomic window of Bdellovibrionota bacterium:
- a CDS encoding DMT family transporter: MAHSVYIYALLATLCFSTASIVFTEFANRTSVTWVNYFKAFVATVCCALTIQFFLGWQSVTTYAVVLFLVSGLIGLTIGDFFMVSAFQSIGPGRTLLLYGFQPLLVGVASYYAFGQTISPYKLIAILFLIGCLVTFSYERFKQSGSWEFKGFLMALTFIVLDSIGLIMTRIGFDENPNLHPIQAHFIRCLGAVFGFWVQGVFKPFHFVKIFKTLTIKARWGIFFASFFGTFLSLSLYFKAVQTGHLASVTSVSITAPFFATLIESIYHKRWPSKYLIFALIQFVIGFYILIQF, from the coding sequence ATGGCTCACTCGGTCTATATTTATGCTCTTCTCGCAACACTTTGTTTCTCTACCGCTTCCATTGTTTTTACAGAGTTTGCCAATAGAACCAGCGTAACTTGGGTCAATTATTTTAAGGCCTTTGTAGCGACCGTTTGTTGTGCGTTGACGATTCAATTTTTCCTGGGATGGCAGTCGGTCACAACTTATGCAGTTGTTTTATTCCTAGTGAGCGGATTGATCGGCCTTACAATTGGCGATTTCTTTATGGTCAGTGCTTTTCAAAGCATTGGGCCCGGCAGAACGCTTTTACTTTATGGATTTCAGCCGCTGCTTGTTGGTGTTGCTAGTTACTATGCTTTTGGACAAACCATCAGTCCTTATAAGCTCATTGCTATTTTATTCTTAATTGGTTGCTTGGTGACTTTCAGTTACGAGCGCTTTAAGCAAAGTGGGAGTTGGGAGTTCAAAGGGTTTTTGATGGCCTTGACCTTTATTGTTTTGGATTCTATCGGTCTTATTATGACAAGAATTGGTTTTGATGAAAATCCCAATTTACATCCTATTCAAGCTCACTTTATCCGTTGTTTGGGTGCGGTTTTTGGATTTTGGGTTCAAGGTGTCTTTAAACCGTTTCATTTTGTTAAAATATTTAAAACTTTAACGATAAAAGCTCGGTGGGGAATTTTCTTTGCTTCGTTTTTTGGAACTTTCTTATCTCTTTCGCTTTACTTTAAAGCAGTTCAAACTGGCCACCTTGCAAGTGTAACTTCAGTTTCAATCACAGCTCCATTTTTTGCTACACTAATCGAGTCGATTTATCACAAGAGATGGCCTTCCAAGTATCTTATATTTGCTCTGATCCAATTTGTAATTGGATTCTATATCCTGATCCAATTTTAA
- a CDS encoding nucleoside transporter C-terminal domain-containing protein, whose translation MERLISFVGLIFLIFVAWAMSADKKNINKRTILAGVFIQFVLGVLILKTAAGVYFFAAANEFVSKILSFSDQGAAMIFGEGFREHYFAFSVLPTIIFMSALMSVLFYLGIIQHIVKWLAVMMVKLMDVSGSESLAASVNIFVGQTEAPLVVKPYIQSMTKSELMCLMVGGFANIAGGVMAAYVGFGADAGHLLASSIISAPASILVAKLLLPEREVSVTKGKVSIEIEKAGENVLEAACIGASDGLKLALNVAAMLIAFVAFTAMLNYGLGFFPDVNGQPLTFERILGWGFAPIAFLIGVPMSDALAVGTLLGKKMFLNEFIAYMDLQTLKDTLTPRGFTLATYALCGFSNFSSIAIQVGGIGELVPSRKKDLARLGFKAMLGGTIATLMTATIAGILL comes from the coding sequence ATGGAAAGACTTATTAGTTTCGTAGGGTTAATCTTCCTAATATTCGTAGCTTGGGCGATGTCGGCAGACAAAAAAAATATCAATAAACGCACTATTCTTGCCGGAGTTTTCATTCAATTTGTCTTGGGCGTTCTAATTCTTAAAACTGCTGCGGGTGTTTACTTCTTTGCGGCAGCCAATGAATTTGTTTCTAAAATCTTAAGCTTTTCAGATCAAGGTGCTGCCATGATATTTGGAGAGGGCTTCAGGGAGCATTATTTTGCCTTCTCGGTTCTACCAACAATCATCTTTATGTCTGCTTTGATGTCGGTGTTGTTTTATCTCGGAATCATTCAGCACATTGTAAAGTGGCTTGCTGTAATGATGGTCAAGTTAATGGACGTTTCGGGATCAGAATCCCTTGCGGCCAGCGTGAATATTTTTGTCGGCCAAACCGAAGCTCCGTTGGTAGTAAAACCTTACATCCAATCGATGACAAAATCTGAACTCATGTGCTTGATGGTTGGAGGTTTTGCAAATATCGCAGGCGGAGTAATGGCCGCCTATGTGGGATTTGGTGCGGATGCAGGACATTTACTCGCAAGTTCAATCATCTCAGCTCCAGCCTCCATCTTGGTTGCAAAATTATTACTTCCAGAAAGAGAAGTTTCCGTAACCAAAGGAAAAGTTTCCATCGAAATCGAAAAGGCCGGTGAGAATGTTTTAGAGGCAGCATGCATCGGAGCTTCTGATGGTCTAAAGCTCGCCCTCAACGTTGCGGCAATGCTGATTGCCTTTGTGGCCTTCACTGCAATGCTCAATTATGGTCTAGGATTTTTCCCGGATGTGAATGGGCAACCATTAACCTTTGAAAGAATTTTGGGCTGGGGATTTGCCCCGATTGCATTCTTAATCGGAGTTCCAATGTCTGATGCTCTTGCTGTAGGGACATTGTTGGGAAAGAAAATGTTCTTAAATGAATTTATCGCATATATGGATTTACAAACTCTCAAAGATACTCTCACCCCGAGAGGATTCACATTAGCAACCTACGCTTTGTGTGGTTTTTCTAACTTTTCTTCTATCGCTATTCAAGTTGGCGGTATTGGAGAATTAGTTCCATCGCGAAAAAAAGATCTGGCAAGATTGGGCTTTAAAGCCATGCTGGGTGGAACTATCGCGACGCTTATGACTGCAACAATTGCAGGAATTTTATTATAA
- a CDS encoding acyl-CoA dehydrogenase family protein codes for MSDTQQQVSLRDFDLYNPTEEHKMLRESVKSFVQSEVEPQAHKHDRDELFNLPLLRKLGELGLLGITTPEAYGGSGMDALAATIAHEEIAASDPGFCLAYLAHAMLCVNNIAMNANEEQKKRWLPKLCSGEWIGAMAMSEPDYGTDVLGMKSTAVLKGDHYILNGRKMWITNGTIDENKTPCDIVLVYARTGEANGRAKVSTFIVEKGFEGFSVGQKIQDKTGMRGSNTAELVFENCKIPKANLIGNEGESMLHMMKNLEMERLTLAAMSLGIARRSVYEMNKYATQRMAFGKPLRKLGQIQKYIGDSYAEYMACRAYVYDTARKLDPTKGGNRLDSDGVKLTASTMGKNVADRAMQVMGGYGYVSEYIVERLWRDAKLLEIGGGTIEAHQKNITVDLEKSGGALL; via the coding sequence ATGTCGGATACACAACAACAAGTAAGTCTTAGAGACTTTGATCTTTATAATCCTACAGAAGAGCACAAGATGCTCCGTGAAAGCGTGAAAAGTTTTGTTCAATCTGAGGTTGAACCTCAAGCTCATAAACATGATAGAGACGAACTTTTTAATCTTCCTCTTTTAAGAAAACTAGGTGAGCTAGGACTTTTGGGAATTACAACTCCAGAAGCTTACGGCGGATCAGGAATGGATGCCCTTGCGGCAACGATTGCTCACGAAGAGATCGCAGCTTCGGATCCAGGATTTTGTTTGGCGTATCTTGCGCACGCCATGCTTTGTGTGAACAACATCGCGATGAACGCTAATGAAGAGCAAAAGAAAAGATGGTTACCAAAACTTTGTTCGGGCGAGTGGATCGGGGCTATGGCTATGTCAGAACCGGATTACGGAACTGATGTGCTTGGAATGAAATCAACAGCAGTTCTTAAGGGTGACCACTATATCTTGAACGGCAGAAAAATGTGGATCACCAACGGAACAATCGATGAGAACAAAACTCCATGTGATATTGTTTTGGTTTACGCAAGAACTGGCGAGGCCAATGGTAGAGCAAAAGTTTCTACATTTATCGTAGAAAAAGGGTTCGAAGGTTTTAGCGTTGGACAAAAGATCCAAGACAAAACAGGAATGCGTGGATCCAACACCGCAGAACTTGTCTTTGAAAATTGCAAAATTCCAAAAGCAAATTTGATTGGTAATGAAGGCGAATCGATGCTTCATATGATGAAGAACCTAGAAATGGAAAGGCTCACTTTGGCCGCGATGAGCTTGGGCATTGCAAGACGTTCTGTTTACGAAATGAATAAATACGCTACGCAAAGAATGGCTTTCGGAAAACCATTAAGAAAGCTAGGACAAATCCAAAAGTACATCGGTGATAGTTACGCAGAGTACATGGCTTGTCGGGCTTACGTTTACGATACGGCTAGAAAATTAGATCCTACCAAGGGTGGAAATAGATTGGATTCTGACGGGGTCAAGCTCACGGCTTCGACTATGGGAAAAAATGTTGCTGACCGTGCAATGCAAGTGATGGGCGGTTACGGGTACGTGAGTGAATACATCGTGGAAAGACTCTGGAGAGATGCTAAGCTTTTAGAAATCGGTGGTGGAACCATTGAAGCCCATCAAAAAAATATTACAGTCGATCTAGAAAAATCAGGAGGAGCACTCTTGTGA
- a CDS encoding (2Fe-2S) ferredoxin domain-containing protein, with translation MSETTRAKNLYECHVFVCTNKKEGRECCADKGAAALRDQLKIWAKEKYGKRVRVNNSGCLDFCSKGIVSVIYPDGDWIMNITSQNLDDLKTAISEKMDSSS, from the coding sequence ATGTCTGAAACTACGAGAGCGAAGAATTTATACGAATGTCATGTCTTTGTTTGCACCAACAAAAAAGAGGGCCGGGAATGCTGTGCCGATAAGGGTGCTGCTGCCTTAAGAGATCAGCTCAAGATATGGGCCAAAGAAAAGTATGGCAAAAGAGTGCGTGTGAATAACTCTGGATGCTTGGATTTCTGCTCAAAAGGGATTGTCTCAGTGATTTATCCTGACGGTGATTGGATTATGAATATCACTTCGCAAAACTTGGACGACCTTAAGACTGCAATTTCAGAAAAGATGGATTCTAGTTCGTGA
- a CDS encoding Smr/MutS family protein has product MKTLDLHGYAVDEAIDALDRFLYRSTKEPRVKVMTGKGTGAIFKAVTEYLKKGNYQWQFEKVNKQENKGVLIVFTN; this is encoded by the coding sequence ATGAAAACTTTGGATTTACATGGATATGCCGTTGATGAAGCAATAGATGCCCTAGATCGCTTTCTTTACCGCTCAACTAAAGAGCCTAGAGTAAAAGTCATGACTGGAAAAGGTACAGGAGCGATCTTTAAAGCCGTTACCGAGTACTTGAAGAAGGGCAATTATCAATGGCAGTTTGAAAAGGTAAATAAACAAGAGAATAAAGGCGTTCTTATCGTCTTCACGAACTAG
- a CDS encoding HPF/RaiA family ribosome-associated protein: MKHTFNSQENTSPEIRAFIYQQLTDLEGLLPQNSNVSIIVEDPAIIKKTKKAQKKKVMIQLETEAGNLVVESEHLDVYKAIQAAKENLRSQLSVLQAFTGGVEDRDEKINNIIEHKYLH; encoded by the coding sequence ATGAAACACACATTCAACTCCCAAGAAAATACTTCTCCAGAAATCCGCGCGTTCATTTATCAGCAGCTTACGGATCTTGAAGGACTCTTGCCTCAGAACTCCAATGTTTCCATAATTGTGGAAGACCCCGCAATAATTAAAAAAACAAAAAAAGCTCAAAAAAAGAAAGTCATGATTCAACTAGAAACCGAAGCTGGAAATCTAGTTGTTGAAAGTGAGCACTTGGATGTCTATAAGGCAATTCAAGCGGCTAAAGAAAATCTGAGATCTCAGCTCTCAGTCCTTCAAGCCTTCACTGGCGGCGTAGAAGATCGCGATGAAAAGATCAATAATATTATTGAGCACAAGTATCTACACTAA